In Aspergillus nidulans FGSC A4 chromosome II, a single window of DNA contains:
- a CDS encoding transcription factor domain-containing protein (transcript_id=CADANIAT00003882): MEYPSSGGLDPLVLDAECRLASPHTRIQLPPLLPSNDSTAAKQPNRRAGAYPRRRAVRACQVCRARRTKCDNKKPSCSFCEKIGAKCVVNDPADLSGETDCDRRFDTASLVIIQRLDQIESLIQQQQQQQSQQIQHGRTVVDHTNGMQAATRVSAVADSESPTLHGSPLYQAHCADLSRLTIETVLSWNVFNGRYDAGPSLYDLVSSQTTLSQEPFLANNDPRLERLDLDLKTCTRLLHTFLEEVHIANPILDVHLITDYLYQACVHGIGWDAPSCLVLLICAIGAISESFQEHHESSSMTARRSPSFHLGQRYFEAAQMRLGVVFRTHGVLETQCFFYSGVYLMAVFQPVRAWRCFVQTAAVAEMMVFSSNGSSTTASLQRDLRCLETTHWACLKSELELRLELGLNQPDPLRFTYPTFFPSLPMERLNRDESRVWYFYLAETAIRRLAMRVIQFFFWHQTQGRFPDAHNMREASLDFEIQASEWTSSLPPVLSLSTPEMEDDVLKFVLRGHLLDCYEWIYFPYMLEAIAHGNRDPETEEFVIRGLKMSVERIHKNRKGFRHRHHGVWLMLRSCTRSALILLAASRSSATHDLLPLGWKGAVMNATDMLAYWKDEAEDARDRLRILQEFMEEWTSEEEQELGSFGVGCGG, translated from the exons ATGGAGTACCCGTCTTCCGGGGGCCTGGACCCTCTAGTATTGGACGCGGAATGTCGGCTCGCTTCCCCCCACACCCGCATCCAGCTACCACCACTCCTACCATCCAACGACAGCACGGCCGCTAAGCAGCCGAACAGACGCGCTGGCGCATACCCTCGTCGCAGGGCTGTGAGAGCATGCCAGGTGTGCCGAGCCCGTAGGACCAAATGCGACAACAAGAAGCCGTCGTGTTCCTTTTGCGAAAAAATCGGCGCCAAATGCGTGGTCAACGACCCTGCTGACCTGTCTGG AGAAACTGACTGCGACCGAAGGTTTGACACTGCCAGTTTAGTGATTATTCAACGCCTCGATCAGATCGAGTCGCTtatccagcaacagcaacagcagcaatctcAACAGATCCAACATGGAAGGACCGTCGTTGACCACACCAATGGCATGCAAGCCGCAACGAGGGTCTCGGCAGTCGCAGACAGCGAGTCGCCGACCCTTCATGGTAGCCCATTGTACCAGGCGCACTGCGCAGACCTCAGCCGACTTACCATCGAAACCGTCCTCTCCTGGAACGTCTTCAATGGAAGATACGACGCAGGCCCAAGTCTTTACGATCTGGTCTCATCACAGACAACCTTGTCCCAGGAGCCGTTCCTGGCAAACAACGACCCGCGTCTCGAACGGCTGGACCTGGACCTGAAAACATGCACCCGGCTGCTCCACACGTTTCTCGAGGAGGTGCATATTGCAAACCCAATCCTTGACGTCCATTTGATTACCGATTACCTATACCAAGCGTGCGTTCACGGAATCGGGTGGGACGCGCCCTCGTGCCTTGTG CTACTCATCTGCGCAATAGGGGCTATTTCTGAGAGTTTTCAGGAGCACCATGAATCGAGCTCGATGACGGCGCGGCGGTCGCCGTCCTTTCACCTTGGTCAAAGATACTTCGAAGCGGCCCAGATGCGGCTGGGAGTGGTTTTCCGGACCCATGGAGTGCTGGAGACTCAGTGTTTCTTCTATTCCGGCGTTTACCTGATGGCTGTGTTTCAGCCTGTCCGCGCCTGGAGGTGTTTTGTGCAGACAGCCGCAGTGGCAGAGATGATGGTCTTCTCGTCCAACGGGTCCAGTACAACCGCGAGCCTCCAGAGGGACCTTCGCTGTCTAGAGACCACACACTGGGCTTGTCTCAAGTCTGAACT GGAGCTGCGCTTGGAGCTCGGTCTGAACCAACCTGACCCGCTTCGATTTACGTATCCGACCTTTTTCCCATCCCTGCCCATGGAAAGGCTTAATCGTGATGAGTCTCGGGTGTGGTATTTCTATCTTGCTGAAACCGCTATTCGACGATTAGCGATGCGGGtcatccagttcttcttctggcaCCAGACACAAGGTAGATTCCCTGACGCCCATAATATGAGAGAAGCCTCACTAGACTTTGAAATTCAAGCCTCTGAATG GACCTCTTCCCTGCCGCCAGTGCTCTCCCTTTCAACCCCTGAAATGGAAGACGATGTCCTGAAATTCGTTCTACGAGGCCACCTCCTTGACTGCTACGAGTGGATCTACTTCCCTTACATGCTCGAAGCGATCGCACACGGCAACCGCGACCCAGAGACGGAGGAGTTCGTCATCCGCGGGCTGAAAATGTCCGTTGAGCGCATCCACAAAAATCGTAAGGGGTTCAGGCACCGACACCACGGCGTCTGGTTGATGTTGCGCTCGTGTACGCGGAGCGCGCTTATATTGCTAGCGGCGAGCCGCAGTTCGGCGACACACGACCTCTTGCCGCTCGGTTGGAAGGGGGCGGTCATGAATGCAACAGATATGTTGGCGTATTGGAAGGATGAAGCAGAGGATGCGAGGGATCGGCTGAGAATTCTGCAGGAGTTTATGGAGGAGTGGAcaagtgaagaagagcaggaactGGGGAGCTTTGGTGTGGGTTGCGGAGGGTAG
- a CDS encoding uncharacterized protein (transcript_id=CADANIAT00003883) has protein sequence MAAVILANMKGHILLHKLIFVELLLAIPHGTFIFNKPPVYGWYLSVSAVTLNISWSLHNVISWMKNRPFFSRKVSIAYIATVLLVQPYWVLEIYANFTYFNNINRIFEVTRPLEPLFRDPWWIYTACSLFYAIKCSYNFGIVELVKVSPRLGIMLASMCLSIVFIIVDTFSVLGVFNSASLPIGVQPFWKLSLIFKCLCNTIVLDDFKTALDSIRSYHQQIQARTHPSNSHIYGTNRRPQGSVSACQLTLEEVEEGVYGNEGLRVTRHLA, from the exons ATGGCCGCGGTGATCCTCGCCAACATGAAAGGGCACATCCTTCTCCACAAACTGATTTTTGTCGAG ctgctccttgctATCCCGCACGGCAcattcatcttcaacaaacCTCCTGTCTACGGGTGGTACCTCTCGGTCAGCGCCGTTACTCTCAACATCTCGTGGAGCCTACATAATGTCATCTCCTGGATGAAAAACAGGCCCTTTTTCTCGAGAAAGGTATCCATAGCATACATCGCCACCGTCCTGCTGGTCCAGCCGTATTGGGTGCTGGAGATCTATGCCAACTTTACATATTTTAACAACATCAACAGAATATTCGAGGTTACTCGACCGCTGGAACCGCTATTCCG TGATCCGTGGTGGATCTACACGGCCTGCTCGCTGTTCTACGCCATTAAATGCAGCTATAATTTCGGCATCGTTGAATTGGTCAAAGTCAGCCCGCGGCTGGGTATCATGTTGGCTTCCATGTGTCTCTCCATTGTGTTTATCATCGTGGATACATTCAGCGTTCTTGGGGTGTTCAATAGCGCCTCTCTTCCCATTGGGGTCCAGCCATTCTGGAAG CTATCACTCATTTTCAAATGCCTCTGCAACACCATCGTCCTTGATGACTTCAAGACGGCCCTCGATAGCATCCGCTCCTACCATCAGCAGATCCAAGCGCGAACCCATCCGTCGAATAGCCACATATACGGAACGAATCGCCGCCCGCAGGGCTCGGTTTCAGCGTGCCAGCTCACattggaggaagttgaggaggGGGTCTATGGTAATGAGGGCCTGCGCGTCACGAGGCATCTCGCGTAA